In Chitinophaga varians, the following are encoded in one genomic region:
- a CDS encoding RNA polymerase sigma-70 factor, whose product MITSPSYQAYNELFHSLYSELCNYASSFLNDDAAAEDVVQETFIRLWQKHRELIGIPNIKAYLYRAVRNNSISVLRKRTAEEAGNKGFEWVADISEDPDAREISEAKPFYEQLIYEAIANLPPQCREVFTCCRLQGMTHQQTAEKLGLSAKTVENYMGRALKILRKYLGQYGLPILLFFLLKIINKY is encoded by the coding sequence ATGATAACATCACCTTCTTATCAAGCATATAATGAGCTTTTCCATTCTCTATACAGTGAACTGTGTAATTATGCCAGCAGTTTTCTGAATGATGATGCAGCAGCTGAGGATGTAGTACAGGAGACCTTTATCCGGTTGTGGCAGAAACACCGGGAACTGATCGGGATACCGAATATCAAGGCTTACCTGTACAGGGCAGTACGTAATAATTCCATATCCGTCCTGCGCAAGCGCACCGCCGAAGAGGCGGGCAACAAGGGCTTTGAATGGGTAGCTGATATCAGTGAGGACCCGGACGCGCGGGAGATATCAGAGGCCAAACCGTTCTATGAACAGCTGATTTATGAGGCGATAGCCAACCTTCCGCCGCAATGCCGGGAGGTGTTCACCTGTTGCCGGCTTCAGGGAATGACCCATCAGCAGACGGCCGAAAAGCTGGGCTTGTCAGCCAAAACCGTAGAAAATTACATGGGACGCGCACTTAAAATATTGCGTAAGTACCTGGGACAGTACGGGTTACCGATTCTTTTATTTTTTTTGTTAAAAATTATTAACAAATACTAG
- a CDS encoding FecR family protein gives MDTYIYEIIAKKLSSISTPEEEAILQEWREASPDNEAAYAKTVQVWQDAPRSLRLSGNKQFNAAAAWSKVDQVLQQPATPAKTVRMSVVKLAAAAVLLISLSVGAWWIASRPSLKVQELAANDGKIHSLELADKSVITLRPGAKIKYSEGAERVVTLEGEAFFEVATDPHRPFLVKTPNQSVVEVLGTSFTVKTADAHTTVIVSTGKVKLGMENDTSSVILTSGQKGTWGDGQLSAVNNDNPNFMAWKTGILQFNDQSLVEILPQLADFYGKVIRIEDGYQATAAQQKATISFQDQSCDEVLHELQLLLGFNYKQEGDTIVIGK, from the coding sequence ATGGATACCTACATATATGAAATAATTGCAAAAAAGCTGTCATCCATTTCCACGCCTGAGGAGGAAGCAATTCTTCAGGAATGGCGGGAAGCCTCTCCTGATAATGAAGCCGCCTACGCAAAAACTGTCCAGGTATGGCAGGATGCTCCCCGCAGCCTTCGCCTTTCCGGAAACAAACAATTTAATGCCGCCGCAGCCTGGAGCAAGGTGGACCAGGTACTGCAACAACCTGCCACGCCCGCAAAGACCGTCCGGATGTCGGTAGTTAAGCTGGCTGCCGCCGCGGTATTGCTCATATCCCTCAGTGTAGGCGCCTGGTGGATAGCCAGCCGTCCTTCCCTGAAAGTGCAGGAACTGGCTGCTAATGACGGCAAAATCCACAGCCTTGAACTGGCTGACAAATCAGTGATCACCCTGCGCCCCGGCGCCAAAATAAAATATTCCGAAGGAGCCGAGCGGGTAGTGACCCTTGAAGGTGAAGCCTTCTTTGAAGTGGCCACCGATCCACACCGCCCTTTCCTTGTTAAAACTCCCAACCAGTCTGTTGTGGAAGTGCTGGGCACTTCTTTCACCGTAAAAACTGCCGATGCCCATACCACCGTCATCGTTTCTACCGGCAAGGTAAAACTGGGCATGGAAAACGATACTTCTTCCGTAATCCTTACCAGTGGCCAAAAAGGTACATGGGGAGACGGTCAGCTGAGCGCCGTCAACAACGACAATCCCAACTTTATGGCATGGAAAACAGGAATTTTGCAATTTAATGATCAATCACTTGTTGAAATATTGCCACAATTAGCCGACTTTTACGGCAAAGTCATCAGGATTGAGGATGGCTATCAGGCTACTGCGGCACAGCAAAAAGCTACGATCAGCTTCCAGGACCAGTCTTGCGACGAGGTTTTGCATGAATTACAACTTTTGCTTGGTTTCAACTACAAACAGGAAGGCGATACAATCGTCATCGGCAAGTAG